Proteins encoded by one window of Bacillus sp. DTU_2020_1000418_1_SI_GHA_SEK_038:
- a CDS encoding MerR family transcriptional regulator, translated as MPNQFVKAYTIKEVSKMINIPPGTLRQWEKDLDGLLVIPRSKQGARFYTNEEIKLLETIKQMRNKNLSKEMIKELLHQHMVSESTSESIETSLAPISEEEISSREEIPDISMVYAAMETFRNQLIDDVRAEIRTSIRKEVLEEVKKEISKGSVHIVKSLSDSIYKSNEKTKLEIHELSNHIHNASEHASETLEALSKRVAKASKGTSEQLRSLVHRVTESSEAASEEFKTMIHYISSSAEVTHTEISALIETLNTDREIYLETITREREQYWEDVNHREMMFQDLIVSFRKAAAAEEKVEKPWWKFWS; from the coding sequence ATGCCAAATCAATTCGTTAAAGCCTATACGATTAAGGAAGTCTCAAAAATGATAAATATTCCTCCTGGAACACTGCGGCAATGGGAAAAGGATTTAGATGGGTTGTTAGTGATCCCCCGATCTAAGCAAGGGGCACGATTCTATACCAACGAGGAAATCAAATTACTTGAAACCATAAAGCAGATGCGTAATAAAAACCTGAGTAAGGAAATGATTAAGGAATTGCTTCACCAGCATATGGTTTCGGAATCAACTTCCGAATCAATCGAAACCTCACTAGCTCCCATATCAGAAGAAGAAATTAGCAGCAGGGAGGAAATTCCTGATATATCAATGGTTTATGCAGCAATGGAAACATTCAGGAATCAGTTAATTGATGATGTCAGAGCCGAAATTCGGACAAGCATTCGTAAAGAAGTACTAGAAGAAGTAAAGAAAGAAATATCGAAGGGATCAGTACACATAGTGAAAAGTCTATCTGACTCCATTTATAAATCGAATGAAAAAACAAAGCTTGAAATTCATGAGCTTTCAAACCATATACATAATGCTTCGGAACACGCCTCCGAAACGCTCGAAGCTCTATCGAAAAGGGTTGCGAAAGCTTCGAAAGGCACTTCCGAACAGCTGCGCTCTTTGGTTCATCGTGTTACAGAATCGTCTGAAGCTGCTTCCGAGGAATTCAAAACGATGATCCATTATATTTCAAGCTCAGCCGAGGTTACCCATACTGAAATTAGTGCACTTATTGAAACATTAAATACGGATAGAGAAATTTATCTTGAGACCATTACACGCGAACGGGAGCAATATTGGGAAGATGTTAATCATCGGGAAATGATGTTTCAGGATTTAATCGTCAGCTTCCGTAAAGCCGCAGCGGCTGAGGAGAAGGTTGAAAAACCATGGTGGAAGTTCTGGAGTTAA
- the speD gene encoding adenosylmethionine decarboxylase, with translation MSLTPEQRIELHGFNNLTKSLSFNMYDICYTRTKEEREAYIEYIDEEYSAERLTKILQNVSDIIGAHVLNIAQQDYVPQGASVTMLVSEGPVVEVPSESFSESPGPLPESVVMQLDKSHITVHTYPEYHPSEGISTFRADIDVSTCGEISPLKALNFLIHSFDTDIMTIDFRVRGFTRDKDGQKLFIDHDISSIQNYIPEEIKNEFDMIDVNIYQSHIFHTKCRIRDFDLNNYLFGYTKDTLSQEEVDEITEKLKTEMDEIFYGTNIN, from the coding sequence GTGAGCTTAACTCCAGAACAAAGAATTGAACTGCATGGGTTCAATAATCTAACAAAATCGTTAAGTTTCAATATGTATGATATTTGTTATACAAGAACGAAGGAAGAGCGGGAGGCTTACATAGAGTACATTGATGAGGAATATAGCGCCGAAAGGCTTACCAAAATCCTTCAGAATGTATCTGACATCATTGGAGCTCATGTGCTGAATATTGCCCAGCAAGACTATGTTCCACAAGGTGCGAGTGTGACTATGCTTGTGTCAGAAGGCCCTGTTGTCGAGGTTCCGAGCGAATCCTTTTCAGAATCACCAGGGCCCCTTCCTGAATCTGTAGTCATGCAGCTTGATAAAAGCCATATCACTGTACATACCTATCCTGAATATCACCCTTCGGAAGGAATAAGTACTTTTCGTGCAGATATTGACGTGTCGACCTGTGGAGAAATTTCTCCCTTGAAGGCTTTAAATTTCTTAATTCATTCCTTTGATACTGACATTATGACGATCGATTTCCGTGTCCGCGGATTTACAAGAGATAAAGATGGCCAAAAGCTCTTTATCGATCATGATATAAGCTCGATCCAAAACTACATTCCAGAAGAAATCAAAAATGAATTTGATATGATTGATGTGAATATTTATCAGTCGCATATTTTCCATACAAAATGCCGGATTCGGGATTTTGATTTGAATAATTATCTCTTTGGATACACAAAGGACACTCTTAGCCAAGAGGAAGTGGACGAAATCACCGAGAAACTCAAAACTGAAATGGACGAGATTTTTTACGGGACGAATATAAATTAA
- a CDS encoding CAP domain-containing protein — MRKFFRTLLLLFILYISWPFIEKQLEQTDFYPVLDRFKDEVQAISDNPQVSETIETIYSAINQLAGKMNEKVELLPNKDPNPIDKPKLSIPSNQTFSIHNIVLGESKENVEKLAGTPKRTTYNEYGTKWYTYHENYHNFFMVTYDTNQQVSGLYTNQDLISSAKGIKLGSTKEDVLQQLGKPLNQIRKGLVFYQFEKERDYDVFSMDQSYVTVFYDKHVNNTVTAIQMIDDDLEQAKNYFYANESQQLKEGFEYQLFDLTNADRVKHGKSVLKWDDHVKETARSHSLDMAEKNYFSHTNLEGQSPFDRMSEDQVSFTAAGENLAMGQFSSIFAHEGLMNSLGHRENILRPEYQYLGVGVAFNSKSQPYYTEKFFRK; from the coding sequence TTGAGGAAATTTTTTCGAACATTATTGTTACTTTTTATTTTGTATATATCATGGCCCTTCATTGAAAAACAGTTGGAACAAACTGATTTTTATCCGGTGTTAGATAGGTTTAAGGATGAAGTTCAAGCCATATCGGATAATCCTCAGGTTTCTGAAACGATCGAGACGATTTATTCCGCCATTAATCAGTTAGCTGGGAAAATGAATGAAAAAGTTGAGCTTCTTCCAAATAAAGATCCAAACCCAATAGATAAACCGAAATTATCCATTCCTTCCAACCAAACCTTTTCGATTCATAATATTGTTCTTGGGGAAAGTAAGGAGAATGTTGAAAAGCTGGCAGGCACTCCCAAAAGGACCACTTATAATGAATATGGAACTAAATGGTATACCTATCATGAAAATTATCACAACTTCTTCATGGTCACATACGATACGAATCAACAGGTTTCAGGTCTATACACAAATCAAGACTTAATTTCTTCAGCAAAAGGGATAAAGCTAGGCAGTACAAAAGAAGATGTTCTTCAACAACTTGGTAAGCCTTTAAATCAAATTCGCAAAGGCTTAGTTTTTTATCAGTTTGAAAAAGAACGAGATTATGATGTTTTTTCTATGGACCAGAGCTATGTAACGGTTTTTTACGATAAGCACGTCAATAATACCGTGACAGCCATTCAAATGATTGACGATGATTTAGAACAGGCTAAAAATTACTTTTATGCAAATGAGTCACAACAGCTGAAGGAAGGATTTGAATACCAATTATTTGATTTGACGAATGCTGACCGTGTAAAACATGGCAAGTCCGTATTGAAATGGGATGATCATGTAAAGGAAACAGCTCGGAGCCATAGCCTTGATATGGCTGAAAAAAATTACTTTTCCCATACAAATTTAGAAGGACAATCACCTTTTGACCGTATGAGTGAGGATCAGGTATCGTTCACTGCAGCTGGAGAGAATCTCGCAATGGGACAATTTAGCAGTATTTTTGCCCACGAAGGTTTGATGAATTCACTCGGTCACCGTGAAAACATCCTTAGGCCAGAATATCAATATTTAGGTGTGGGTGTGGCATTTAATTCGAAGTCCCAACCCTACTATACTGAAAAATTTTTCAGAAAATAA
- a CDS encoding ABC transporter ATP-binding protein — protein sequence MILELRNLSKKYKHKTALYPVDAGIILGECVVLCGGNGAGKSTMIKMITGIDQASSGKVVFHYKKKKPFAYMPDQMNFPPDLTPIEILHYYGKFLKADKEKIQQVLQEVGLWEERNLKVGGFSKGMNQRLNLAQCLLADTDIYILDEPTNGLDPYWVIQFKRILQKLKNEHKTVIVSSHIMRDAIEIADKVMILFNGKVRSFGTLEEIYHEHNSESLEEVFLSIHENENQEQLNARMI from the coding sequence ATGATACTTGAACTAAGAAATCTCTCCAAAAAATATAAACATAAAACGGCTTTATATCCGGTAGATGCCGGAATTATTCTGGGAGAATGTGTCGTATTATGTGGAGGAAATGGTGCAGGTAAGAGTACGATGATCAAAATGATAACGGGGATTGATCAAGCATCCTCTGGAAAGGTGGTTTTTCATTATAAAAAGAAAAAGCCATTTGCCTATATGCCAGACCAAATGAATTTCCCGCCAGATTTGACACCCATTGAAATCTTACATTACTATGGAAAGTTTTTAAAAGCGGACAAGGAAAAAATTCAACAGGTTTTGCAGGAAGTGGGCTTGTGGGAGGAACGGAATCTAAAGGTTGGCGGCTTCTCTAAAGGCATGAACCAGCGCCTTAACCTTGCTCAATGTTTGCTTGCAGATACAGACATATATATATTAGACGAACCTACGAATGGCTTGGATCCTTACTGGGTCATTCAGTTTAAAAGAATTTTACAAAAGCTGAAAAATGAACATAAAACCGTGATTGTCAGCAGTCATATCATGCGAGATGCCATCGAAATCGCCGACAAAGTCATGATTTTATTTAATGGAAAGGTCCGGTCTTTTGGGACTTTAGAGGAAATTTATCATGAGCATAACAGTGAATCGCTTGAGGAAGTATTCTTAAGCATCCATGAAAATGAAAACCAGGAGCAGTTGAATGCTAGAATGATATAA
- a CDS encoding ABC transporter permease, whose translation MMDILYSMVRHELRLLLRSKWLLNFMILFIFLSGLLYFYGLNSVKLDPVKVTYGLEGVNSNIETMGVNPEYYGLKEIKQQPADSENINQTAYNRSIALLINLSLWLLPIICLILGANSIIGDKESGRLGLYKTYQISYWKYMLSKFLSLVVSMFVVMGVSYGLFGLIFSIIGKSFQASIFQVFLSVNMLLIIVFSAASLFVGAISKTRMQGLSYALFFWCITVFIYEFVIMTVINWIPYAFKLNSLFFFILLNPIESIRVWSISKLNAEYVFGPEFLIIEQWSESGMLSISLMISIVLLMWIAMVISTKMLKKRGV comes from the coding sequence ATGATGGATATTTTGTATTCAATGGTTAGACATGAGCTGCGATTGCTGCTTAGAAGTAAGTGGTTATTGAATTTTATGATTCTCTTTATTTTTCTATCTGGATTGCTTTATTTCTATGGGTTGAACTCCGTTAAACTAGATCCCGTCAAAGTAACTTATGGTTTAGAAGGAGTTAATAGCAATATCGAAACAATGGGCGTGAATCCAGAGTATTACGGTTTAAAGGAGATTAAACAGCAGCCAGCAGATTCGGAAAATATAAATCAAACGGCATATAATCGTTCTATTGCATTGCTCATTAATTTATCCCTATGGCTCTTGCCGATTATTTGTTTAATTCTGGGGGCAAATTCCATTATTGGAGACAAAGAGAGCGGCAGACTAGGATTATATAAAACGTATCAAATTTCTTATTGGAAATATATGCTCAGCAAATTTTTATCATTAGTGGTTTCCATGTTTGTCGTCATGGGCGTATCTTATGGATTATTCGGTCTTATTTTTTCTATCATCGGGAAATCTTTTCAAGCTTCTATCTTTCAGGTTTTCCTAAGTGTGAATATGCTTCTCATTATTGTATTTTCTGCCGCTTCATTATTCGTAGGAGCGATTAGCAAAACAAGAATGCAGGGATTGTCATATGCACTGTTCTTCTGGTGTATTACAGTTTTCATTTATGAGTTTGTTATTATGACTGTTATCAATTGGATTCCATACGCTTTTAAACTCAATAGTTTATTTTTCTTTATTTTGCTAAACCCAATTGAATCTATTCGAGTATGGTCGATTTCTAAGCTTAATGCAGAATACGTATTTGGTCCAGAGTTTTTAATAATTGAACAATGGAGTGAGAGTGGCATGCTTTCCATTTCATTAATGATCTCAATCGTGCTTCTAATGTGGATCGCCATGGTCATCTCAACTAAAATGTTGAAGAAAAGGGGAGTCTAG
- a CDS encoding nitrous oxide reductase accessory protein NosL, which produces MKCRWWILLLAVVVFLTACSDKTAAPIEIKANEEDCDTCHMGIEDLHSAAQIILEDGKPMLFDDIGCMVVYMKEHQTKYEAAFVHDYDSKEWISFDNSTFIQSQDIHSPMNYGIAAYETEKQAAAMQKEQGGEIYTAKELLEKDLKGTKHGH; this is translated from the coding sequence ATGAAGTGTAGATGGTGGATCCTGTTATTGGCTGTTGTGGTATTCTTAACTGCCTGCTCTGATAAAACAGCTGCTCCAATCGAAATAAAAGCAAATGAGGAAGATTGTGATACTTGTCACATGGGCATAGAAGATTTACATTCGGCCGCACAGATCATTTTGGAGGATGGCAAACCGATGTTATTCGATGATATTGGCTGTATGGTGGTCTATATGAAAGAACATCAGACAAAGTATGAAGCTGCCTTCGTTCACGACTACGACTCAAAGGAATGGATATCGTTCGATAATAGTACTTTCATCCAAAGTCAGGATATTCATAGTCCTATGAATTATGGAATTGCAGCATATGAAACAGAGAAACAAGCAGCTGCCATGCAAAAGGAACAAGGAGGGGAGATATATACTGCAAAAGAGTTATTAGAAAAGGATTTGAAGGGTACAAAGCACGGGCATTAA
- a CDS encoding nitrous oxide reductase family maturation protein NosD translates to MNKKVLLFIVCAWFFFAGKVHGAEVTVSNTKELQGALLNPTSSVINLKTGEYIGPLTITHSVQLIGEKGAKIIGPYEGNVLTIDADDVTVEGLQIEGSGSQNAGIYIKGNRSHIHHNLIRNVFHGIYAHESYGHRFEQNTITSFEEKSKYKGYGIYLVKAPNTSANSNLIFETQDGVYVSYSEFCELKGNQMIRTRYGVHTMDSRNVLISQNQVRESVNGLMIMQSYEVFILENIFYLNTKVDGAGMFIYDTFDSKIASNVVMSNYKGILMENAKRNRIEFNTFLENDTGLELRKNSDQNYVYLNNFYQNTKQIISDSKNVNKFSKDQYGNYFDDHQSLSLNKDKIVDFAYKSGDVFYNMTNKEPYLQIFHRSPAVELWNMIEKFTPIPSDTFVIDEYPLMNPAPVNWEKSQSELSYKEKRDRNFSQILSFLLILSVCSYILFKFGREKHEV, encoded by the coding sequence TTGAATAAAAAAGTTCTCCTATTTATTGTATGTGCCTGGTTCTTTTTTGCTGGTAAAGTTCACGGAGCGGAAGTAACTGTATCCAATACAAAGGAGCTTCAAGGGGCATTATTAAATCCAACTTCTTCTGTGATAAACCTCAAAACGGGAGAATATATAGGCCCATTAACCATAACTCATTCCGTCCAACTTATCGGTGAAAAAGGAGCTAAGATCATCGGTCCATATGAAGGGAACGTTCTTACCATTGATGCAGATGACGTGACGGTTGAAGGTCTGCAGATAGAAGGAAGCGGTTCTCAAAATGCTGGGATTTATATTAAAGGCAATCGTTCTCATATTCATCATAATTTAATTAGAAATGTATTTCATGGGATTTATGCTCATGAAAGCTATGGCCATCGTTTTGAACAAAATACTATTACTAGTTTTGAAGAAAAGTCTAAATATAAAGGCTATGGGATTTATTTAGTGAAGGCACCAAATACTTCTGCCAATAGCAACCTCATTTTTGAAACACAGGATGGGGTTTATGTATCCTATTCTGAATTCTGTGAGTTAAAAGGAAATCAAATGATTCGGACAAGGTATGGTGTTCATACAATGGATTCCAGAAACGTCCTAATCTCGCAAAATCAAGTACGTGAAAGTGTAAATGGACTGATGATTATGCAAAGCTATGAAGTTTTTATTCTAGAAAATATCTTTTATTTAAATACAAAAGTTGACGGTGCAGGGATGTTTATCTATGACACTTTCGATTCAAAAATTGCCTCCAATGTGGTCATGAGTAACTATAAGGGAATCCTTATGGAAAATGCGAAACGAAATCGGATTGAGTTTAATACATTTCTAGAAAACGATACAGGATTGGAATTAAGAAAGAACTCTGACCAGAATTATGTTTATTTAAACAATTTTTATCAAAATACAAAACAGATAATTTCTGATAGTAAGAATGTGAATAAGTTTAGCAAGGATCAATATGGAAATTATTTCGATGATCATCAATCCTTAAGCCTAAATAAAGATAAAATTGTTGATTTTGCCTATAAAAGCGGGGATGTTTTTTACAATATGACAAACAAAGAGCCGTATTTACAAATTTTCCATCGAAGTCCAGCAGTGGAGTTATGGAATATGATTGAAAAGTTCACCCCGATTCCATCTGATACATTTGTGATTGATGAATATCCGCTCATGAACCCAGCGCCCGTTAATTGGGAAAAGAGTCAAAGTGAGCTGTCATATAAAGAGAAAAGAGATAGGAACTTTTCTCAGATCCTCTCTTTTTTACTCATTTTATCGGTATGTTCCTATATCTTATTTAAGTTTGGGAGGGAGAAACATGAAGTGTAG
- a CDS encoding multicopper oxidase domain-containing protein: MKKGLKYLLTSAIGLSLLTACNQQSLQEKPQPEQKVLAAEKSTNEVIAPHKGVNQEPVPLKIERVGPTEVNVEMTSQITDIEIDKGNIYKAWTFNGEAPGPVVVVNEGDTINFTLKNMDPAIPHSMDFHAVHAAPSKDFINVMPNESGTFSYPANKPGVFMYHCGTAPVLSHIANGMHGTIIVKPKNGYPTDEGINKEFVMIQNEWYKYNDLDDFTNGVPSHVVFSAKALQEGDLNTNGDTFTLKEQPLLAKVGDRVRIYINNVGPNEVSSFHVVGTIFDDVYIDGNPYNHYKGLQTVMLPASGGAVVEFTVTRVGSYPIVTHQFNHAQKGAVAILKVTETGEDDGKATMSH; the protein is encoded by the coding sequence ATGAAAAAGGGTTTGAAATATCTTCTAACATCCGCAATTGGACTAAGCTTACTAACCGCATGTAACCAACAATCTTTACAAGAAAAACCACAGCCAGAGCAAAAGGTATTAGCAGCAGAGAAAAGTACTAATGAGGTCATAGCCCCACATAAAGGGGTCAACCAGGAACCAGTACCGTTGAAAATCGAAAGGGTGGGTCCTACAGAAGTAAACGTGGAAATGACATCACAGATTACAGACATTGAAATAGACAAAGGAAATATTTACAAAGCTTGGACATTTAACGGGGAAGCCCCAGGACCGGTTGTAGTAGTAAATGAAGGAGACACAATTAACTTTACATTAAAGAATATGGATCCGGCCATTCCGCATAGCATGGATTTTCATGCTGTTCATGCAGCACCATCTAAGGACTTTATCAATGTAATGCCTAATGAATCAGGAACATTCAGCTATCCAGCAAATAAGCCAGGTGTATTTATGTACCATTGTGGAACAGCACCAGTACTTTCACATATTGCAAACGGAATGCATGGTACGATCATTGTTAAGCCGAAAAATGGCTATCCAACAGATGAAGGAATTAATAAAGAATTCGTAATGATACAAAACGAATGGTATAAATATAACGATTTAGACGATTTCACAAATGGTGTACCGAGTCATGTCGTATTTTCAGCAAAAGCTCTTCAAGAAGGTGACCTAAATACAAATGGTGATACGTTCACACTAAAAGAGCAGCCACTGTTAGCAAAAGTTGGAGACAGAGTAAGAATCTATATTAACAATGTAGGACCAAATGAAGTTAGCTCATTCCATGTTGTTGGTACAATATTTGATGATGTATATATTGACGGTAACCCATATAACCATTACAAAGGATTACAAACAGTTATGCTTCCAGCCAGCGGCGGTGCTGTAGTTGAATTTACTGTAACAAGAGTAGGAAGCTACCCAATTGTCACACACCAATTCAACCATGCACAAAAAGGAGCCGTCGCCATTCTTAAAGTAACCGAAACTGGTGAAGACGACGGTAAGGCTACAATGAGCCATTAA
- a CDS encoding undecaprenyl-diphosphate phosphatase has product MIVDFMMILKAIILGLVEGLTEFAPVSSTGHMIIVDDMWLHSKDFLSKSTANTFKVVIQLGSILAVVIIFKDRFIDMLGLGKQKRDAAIPESRLKLTQVIVGLIPAGILGVLFEDYIDEYLFSIETVLIGLVIGAIFMIFADIFGGKRPKVDTVDQITYKQAFSIGLIQCFSLWPGFSRSGSTISGGVLLGLSHRAAADFTFIMAVPIMAGASFISLLKNWQYFTIDALPFFIAGFISAFVFALLSIRFFLKLINKIKLVPFAIYRIVLALVIYIVFF; this is encoded by the coding sequence ATGATAGTTGATTTTATGATGATTTTAAAAGCAATCATACTTGGATTAGTTGAAGGTTTAACAGAATTTGCTCCAGTTTCATCTACGGGGCATATGATCATTGTGGATGATATGTGGCTTCATTCAAAGGATTTTTTATCGAAGTCGACAGCGAATACATTTAAGGTTGTTATCCAGTTAGGATCCATTCTTGCAGTTGTCATCATCTTTAAAGATAGATTTATTGACATGCTCGGTCTTGGGAAACAGAAAAGGGATGCTGCGATTCCAGAAAGCCGTTTGAAGCTGACTCAGGTCATTGTCGGTCTGATTCCGGCTGGTATTCTTGGTGTTTTATTTGAAGATTATATCGATGAATACTTATTTTCCATTGAAACAGTTTTAATTGGCTTAGTTATTGGGGCTATCTTTATGATCTTTGCAGATATTTTTGGAGGGAAACGGCCAAAAGTGGACACTGTTGACCAAATTACTTATAAACAGGCATTTTCTATTGGATTGATACAATGCTTTTCACTCTGGCCCGGTTTTTCACGCTCAGGTTCAACGATTTCCGGTGGAGTATTGCTCGGGTTGAGCCACCGTGCAGCAGCTGATTTCACCTTTATCATGGCTGTACCGATTATGGCTGGTGCGAGCTTCATCTCACTATTAAAAAACTGGCAATATTTCACGATCGATGCCCTGCCGTTTTTCATCGCTGGCTTTATTAGCGCCTTTGTTTTTGCCCTTTTGTCTATACGTTTCTTTTTAAAACTGATTAATAAAATCAAACTTGTGCCATTCGCCATTTACCGAATTGTTTTGGCATTAGTCATCTATATTGTATTTTTCTAA
- a CDS encoding LLM class flavin-dependent oxidoreductase, with amino-acid sequence MEVQSENKPLHEIHYSVLDLSPIIVGGTASEAFRNTLDLAQQAEKWGYHRYWLAEHHNMQGIASSATSIVISHVAAGTKKIRVGSGGIMLPNHAPLIIAEQFGTLESLFPGRIDLGLGRAPGTDQITARALRRDRRSDGQDFPEQLEELRTYFDPSRASGQMPVRAVPGEGLDIPIWLLGSSGFSAQLAGLLGLPFAFASHFSPENTLPALDLYRKSFQPSSVLDKPHSMVGTNVIAADSDEKAEWLATSMQQQFLNLVRNTPGQLNPPVNNMDELWSEYEKSILEKQLGSSIIGGPEKVKVKLQQFLNETKADEIMINGQIYYHQDRLRSFEIISNIMKGSS; translated from the coding sequence ATGGAAGTACAGTCTGAAAATAAACCACTTCACGAAATTCACTATTCTGTTTTAGACCTGTCCCCTATCATAGTTGGCGGTACAGCATCTGAAGCGTTTCGAAATACGCTAGATCTTGCTCAGCAAGCTGAAAAATGGGGTTATCACCGTTACTGGCTTGCCGAGCATCATAATATGCAAGGGATAGCTAGTTCAGCGACTTCAATCGTTATTAGTCATGTGGCAGCTGGAACTAAGAAAATTCGAGTTGGTTCAGGAGGAATTATGCTTCCCAATCATGCCCCTCTCATTATTGCAGAACAGTTTGGTACATTAGAATCGCTATTTCCTGGCCGCATTGATCTTGGCCTGGGACGTGCTCCCGGAACAGACCAAATAACTGCAAGAGCATTGAGACGTGACCGAAGATCAGATGGACAGGATTTTCCTGAACAGTTGGAAGAATTGCGTACATACTTTGATCCATCAAGAGCTTCAGGTCAAATGCCAGTTAGAGCTGTCCCAGGTGAAGGGTTAGACATTCCAATTTGGCTGCTTGGTTCGAGTGGTTTCAGTGCACAGCTTGCAGGACTTCTTGGCCTCCCATTTGCATTCGCAAGTCATTTCTCGCCAGAGAACACTTTGCCAGCCCTTGATTTATATCGAAAAAGCTTCCAGCCCTCCTCTGTTTTGGATAAACCCCATTCTATGGTAGGAACGAATGTGATAGCTGCTGATTCTGATGAAAAAGCAGAGTGGCTCGCAACATCTATGCAGCAGCAATTTCTAAACTTAGTCAGGAATACGCCAGGTCAGCTAAACCCTCCTGTCAATAATATGGATGAACTTTGGAGCGAATATGAGAAATCCATCTTAGAAAAGCAGCTCGGTTCTTCGATTATTGGCGGACCAGAAAAGGTTAAAGTGAAGCTCCAACAGTTTCTGAATGAAACTAAAGCAGACGAAATCATGATCAATGGGCAAATTTATTATCATCAGGATCGCCTCCGGTCGTTTGAAATCATATCAAACATTATGAAAGGCTCCTCTTGA
- a CDS encoding DUF1836 domain-containing protein, translating into MENLQKIIESLNLNRQISLNEIPEIDLYMDQVIQLFENKFSSTKRNEDEKVLTKTMINNYAKGKLLFPIKNKKYSKDHLILISLIYQLKGGLSINDIKDTLSNINAKIIDHEFEVDRFYDSFLHLTEKNLSVFYNDAENKVEDVKHEVKLLEDSASGELEKILMIASFVHMSNLYRRTAERLIDELGEKKN; encoded by the coding sequence ATGGAAAACTTGCAAAAAATAATCGAATCACTTAACTTAAACAGACAAATTTCTTTAAATGAGATTCCTGAAATTGATCTTTATATGGATCAAGTTATCCAGCTGTTTGAAAATAAATTTAGCAGCACGAAGCGTAATGAGGATGAAAAGGTTCTGACAAAAACAATGATCAATAATTATGCTAAAGGAAAGCTTTTATTCCCAATCAAAAATAAAAAGTATTCAAAAGACCATCTCATATTAATTAGCCTTATTTATCAGTTGAAGGGCGGACTTTCAATAAATGATATTAAGGATACATTGTCTAACATTAATGCAAAAATCATCGACCATGAATTCGAGGTGGATCGATTTTATGATAGCTTTCTGCATCTTACTGAAAAGAACCTTTCAGTCTTTTATAATGATGCTGAAAATAAAGTAGAGGATGTAAAGCATGAGGTAAAGCTGCTGGAAGATAGTGCTTCAGGGGAACTAGAGAAAATCCTTATGATTGCCTCATTCGTCCATATGAGTAATTTGTATCGCCGAACAGCAGAGAGGCTAATTGATGAGTTAGGGGAGAAAAAGAATTAG
- the trhA gene encoding PAQR family membrane homeostasis protein TrhA has translation MTSFIREPINGLTHLAGAILSFVGLLAMVIKASITTASPIAITSVIIFGISMILLYSASATYHMVVAKDKVISFLRRLDHSMIFVLIAGSYTPFCLISLKGTTGWLIFSIVSAIAVVGVLFKMVWFNCPRWLSTALYVAVGWIIVFAFSPLSESLSTAGILLLLAGGILYTIGGVIYALKPKFLEFEHFGFHEIFHIFIMLGSMSHFLCVYMFVI, from the coding sequence ATGACATCTTTTATTCGAGAGCCTATTAACGGTCTTACGCATTTAGCTGGAGCGATTCTTTCCTTTGTTGGACTTCTAGCGATGGTGATCAAAGCTTCCATAACAACAGCGTCTCCAATTGCGATCACTTCTGTCATTATTTTTGGCATCAGCATGATTCTGCTTTATTCCGCATCAGCTACCTATCATATGGTAGTTGCTAAGGATAAAGTCATTTCTTTTCTCAGAAGACTTGACCATTCAATGATTTTTGTATTAATTGCTGGATCCTATACACCCTTTTGTCTGATTAGCCTAAAGGGAACGACAGGCTGGTTAATATTTTCAATTGTTTCTGCCATCGCAGTGGTCGGTGTCCTATTTAAAATGGTCTGGTTTAATTGTCCAAGATGGCTATCTACCGCACTTTATGTGGCAGTAGGCTGGATTATTGTGTTTGCCTTCTCCCCTTTGTCTGAATCATTAAGCACGGCTGGCATTCTTCTTCTATTAGCCGGAGGAATCCTTTACACAATTGGAGGAGTGATTTACGCGCTAAAGCCAAAGTTTTTGGAGTTTGAACATTTCGGCTTTCACGAAATCTTTCATATTTTTATTATGCTTGGCAGCATGTCTCATTTTCTATGTGTTTATATGTTTGTAATATAA